A single genomic interval of Dehalococcoidia bacterium harbors:
- a CDS encoding tagatose 1,6-diphosphate aldolase — translation MNALSIGKIRGLQQIAGADGIFTMCAMDHRGSLESVLCAPERTDNCPREMTDFKLDLCEALAPYASAVLLDPIYGATQCISRSLIPKTCGLLVSLEATGYTGDSQYRKTRLLENWSVAKLKRMGASAAKMLVYYRPDLRELAQKQLQLVGEVARECQRFDIPFLVEPLSYPIGEEVNSAKQFAEIKSSVVIQTARDMTALPIDVLKAEFPADLAHQRDDRELRRSCEELNNASQKPWVILSAGTSFEPFIKEVELACRAGASGFLAGRAVWQEAIAMTDGSVRRKFLATIAADRLKKLAEVAHQYAAPWYKKLSLTSQNLAEITSDWHTSYEDNT, via the coding sequence GGCCTTCAGCAGATAGCCGGCGCGGACGGCATCTTCACCATGTGCGCCATGGACCACCGTGGCTCGCTGGAGAGCGTGCTGTGCGCGCCAGAGCGTACCGACAATTGCCCCCGCGAGATGACCGATTTCAAGCTGGACTTATGCGAGGCTTTAGCTCCCTATGCCAGCGCAGTACTGCTCGACCCCATTTACGGAGCAACGCAGTGCATATCGCGCAGCCTCATCCCCAAAACCTGCGGACTGCTGGTCAGCCTGGAGGCCACCGGATACACGGGCGACAGCCAGTACCGCAAGACACGGCTGCTTGAGAACTGGAGCGTAGCCAAACTGAAGCGCATGGGGGCTTCCGCTGCCAAGATGCTGGTCTATTACCGCCCGGACCTCAGGGAGTTGGCGCAAAAACAGCTTCAACTGGTGGGAGAGGTGGCGCGTGAGTGCCAGCGATTCGATATCCCTTTCTTGGTGGAACCTCTCAGCTATCCCATCGGGGAAGAGGTCAATAGCGCCAAACAATTCGCGGAGATCAAGAGCAGCGTAGTTATCCAGACGGCCAGAGACATGACAGCCCTGCCCATCGACGTGCTCAAGGCCGAGTTTCCCGCCGACCTGGCGCATCAGCGTGACGATAGAGAGTTGAGACGTTCCTGCGAAGAACTCAATAATGCGTCGCAAAAACCCTGGGTTATCCTCAGTGCCGGAACCAGCTTCGAGCCCTTCATCAAAGAGGTTGAGCTGGCCTGCCGCGCTGGGGCTTCCGGGTTCCTGGCAGGTCGCGCCGTCTGGCAGGAAGCCATCGCCATGACAGACGGCAGTGTGCGGCGTAAATTCCTGGCAACTATTGCCGCGGACAGGCTCAAGAAGCTGGCGGAAGTCGCTCATCAATACGCTGCTCCCTGGTATAAAAAGCTGAGCCTGACATCCCAGAACCTGGCCGAAATCACATCGGATTGGCATACATCCTACGAAGATAACACATGA